A genomic region of Trichothermofontia sichuanensis B231 contains the following coding sequences:
- the rpsG gene encoding 30S ribosomal protein S7 yields MSRRGVAQKRLTTPDPVYNSRLVSMMIQRIMGNGKKSLASRIVYDALKTVEQRTGNDPLETFETAVRNATPLVEVKARRVGGATYQVPMEVRADRGTALALRWLIHFARQRSGKSMAAKLANELMDAANETGSAIRKREETHRMAEANKAFAHYRY; encoded by the coding sequence ATGTCGCGTCGCGGTGTTGCTCAAAAACGTTTAACCACGCCTGACCCGGTTTACAACAGCCGGTTAGTTAGCATGATGATTCAGCGCATCATGGGAAATGGCAAGAAATCGCTGGCCTCTCGCATTGTGTACGATGCCCTCAAAACGGTTGAACAGCGGACGGGGAATGATCCGCTGGAGACGTTTGAAACAGCCGTGCGGAATGCAACCCCTTTGGTGGAGGTGAAGGCCCGACGGGTTGGGGGGGCCACCTACCAAGTGCCGATGGAAGTGCGCGCCGATCGCGGGACGGCCTTAGCTCTGCGCTGGTTGATCCACTTTGCACGGCAGCGATCGGGGAAATCAATGGCAGCTAAGCTAGCTAATGAGTTGATGGATGCCGCCAACGAAACTGGCAGTGCGATTCGCAAGCGCGAGGAAACCCACCGAATGGCGGAAGCCAATAAAGCCTTTGCCCATTACCGCTACTAA
- the rpsL gene encoding 30S ribosomal protein S12, whose protein sequence is MPTIQQLIRAERRKAKKKTKSPALKSCPQRRGVCTRVYTTTPKKPNSALRKVARVRLTSGFEVTAYIPGIGHNLQEHSVVMIRGGRVKDLPGVRYHIIRGTLDTAGVKDRRQGRSKYGAKRPKA, encoded by the coding sequence ATGCCCACGATTCAGCAACTCATTCGCGCAGAACGCCGCAAGGCGAAGAAAAAGACTAAGTCCCCTGCTCTTAAAAGCTGCCCACAGCGCCGGGGGGTTTGTACCAGAGTCTATACCACCACACCGAAAAAGCCTAACTCGGCCCTGCGGAAGGTGGCGCGGGTGCGTCTGACCTCTGGTTTTGAGGTTACAGCCTATATTCCAGGGATTGGCCACAACCTGCAAGAACACTCAGTGGTGATGATTCGGGGCGGACGGGTCAAGGATTTACCTGGTGTGCGTTATCACATTATCCGGGGCACGCTCGACACTGCGGGTGTGAAGGATCGGCGGCAGGGTCGTTCCAAGTATGGAGCTAAACGTCCTAAGGCATAG
- a CDS encoding YbjQ family protein, which yields MLLTTTDVIQGAIIERYLGVVTAEVVYGTNAFRDFWAGIRDFVGGRTASYEEVFKRGQQEALDELKRRAQRLGANAVIGIQMDTGTVSVDKSGSLLLVTASGTAIRLQETDNGWPQ from the coding sequence ATGCTGTTGACAACGACGGATGTGATTCAGGGGGCGATCATCGAGCGCTACCTGGGGGTTGTGACGGCGGAGGTTGTCTACGGCACTAACGCCTTTCGGGATTTTTGGGCTGGGATTCGAGATTTTGTGGGGGGGCGCACAGCCAGCTATGAGGAGGTGTTTAAGCGGGGCCAACAGGAAGCCTTGGATGAGTTGAAGCGGCGAGCACAGCGACTGGGAGCGAATGCAGTCATTGGGATTCAGATGGATACAGGCACCGTGTCGGTGGATAAATCGGGGTCATTGCTCTTGGTCACGGCCTCTGGAACCGCCATTCGTTTGCAGGAAACTGACAATGGCTGGCCCCAGTAG
- a CDS encoding BMP family lipoprotein translates to MLSNPTMLCFPPSLTSGRPWTLAVLASLLLSACTPSTPTVTESPAATNNPMATETAQREKPFTVGLIMVGPKNDAGWSEAHFRGMEYVKTKKPEVVVEYVDKVNPSDRPNVKGSQVADDLIAKGAKLIIFNSDDFKDDALETAQKHPDVAVIHASGDYAWKEGKNYKNQPNLGNIMPQMEYGRMIAGCAAALTTETGKIGFLGPLINDETRRLVSAAYLGANYCWRNYRNKNPEDLNFKVTWIGFWFNIPGVTLDPTKVADDFYNRGYDVVMSGIDTPEVAVEGKKAAAAGKAVKFLHYTTPTGCNLAPEICVGVPVYNWGPLYLKATTDAQAGNFKGEFIWAPPDWNDINNPDTSAVGFVMGDALNAQQRQSLKTFIKGLGDGSINLYQGPLQFQDGTPFLAAGETATPVQIWYMPQLLQGIEGPSQ, encoded by the coding sequence ATGCTGTCAAACCCGACAATGCTGTGCTTTCCCCCATCCCTGACCTCCGGTCGCCCTTGGACCCTAGCTGTCCTAGCCAGTCTGCTGCTGAGTGCCTGTACCCCTTCAACACCTACGGTGACTGAAAGTCCAGCAGCGACTAACAACCCGATGGCCACAGAAACTGCCCAGAGAGAAAAACCCTTTACCGTCGGCCTGATTATGGTGGGTCCTAAAAATGATGCTGGTTGGAGCGAAGCCCACTTTAGAGGGATGGAATATGTCAAAACGAAGAAGCCAGAGGTCGTGGTCGAGTATGTCGATAAGGTCAACCCCAGCGATCGGCCCAATGTTAAAGGTTCTCAGGTCGCCGATGACCTCATTGCCAAAGGGGCTAAGCTGATCATCTTCAATTCCGACGACTTTAAGGATGATGCCTTGGAAACTGCCCAAAAGCATCCCGACGTGGCCGTGATTCACGCCTCCGGTGACTACGCCTGGAAGGAGGGCAAAAACTACAAAAATCAACCCAACTTGGGCAACATCATGCCCCAGATGGAATATGGTCGCATGATCGCGGGTTGTGCTGCTGCCCTAACCACAGAAACGGGCAAGATTGGCTTCCTAGGTCCCCTGATTAACGATGAAACCCGCCGTCTGGTCTCGGCTGCTTACCTAGGGGCTAATTACTGCTGGCGAAACTATCGCAACAAGAACCCTGAAGATCTCAACTTTAAGGTCACCTGGATCGGGTTCTGGTTCAATATCCCTGGTGTCACCCTCGATCCGACCAAAGTGGCCGATGATTTTTACAACCGGGGTTACGATGTGGTGATGAGCGGGATCGATACCCCTGAAGTCGCGGTCGAAGGCAAGAAGGCCGCAGCAGCAGGTAAGGCCGTTAAATTCCTCCACTACACCACCCCCACGGGGTGTAACCTCGCTCCAGAAATTTGTGTGGGGGTTCCGGTTTACAACTGGGGTCCCCTCTATCTCAAGGCGACGACGGATGCCCAAGCAGGTAACTTTAAGGGGGAATTCATCTGGGCACCGCCTGATTGGAACGATATCAACAACCCTGACACTTCTGCCGTTGGTTTTGTTATGGGCGATGCCCTCAATGCCCAGCAGCGCCAATCCCTGAAAACCTTCATCAAGGGTTTAGGCGACGGTTCGATTAACCTCTATCAAGGTCCCCTCCAGTTCCAAGATGGTACGCCCTTCCTCGCGGCGGGAGAAACCGCTACCCCAGTCCAAATCTGGTATATGCCGCAGTTGTTGCAAGGGATTGAAGGCCCCAGTCAATAA
- a CDS encoding gamma-glutamylcyclotransferase translates to MQQLSLTQPVTRDSDLARPAQQTWQPRCSGEGPGRTLPPKEPTFYYFAYGSCMCPVDLKRTLGENTHDYVIGPAILPNYRLSFNRYLQRRNCGALDIVPAPGHQVEGVLYELPWRLSHYLDEREEIPTGGYRHEFVDVYRGLQVFRQVRTYVVVDKLAQELAPNDWYFSVVLRGAITCGLSEQYCWQLFEHMRRLQQRGWAVGKTGVST, encoded by the coding sequence ATGCAGCAACTGTCCCTAACCCAGCCTGTCACCCGTGATTCCGATCTTGCCCGTCCGGCACAGCAGACTTGGCAACCGCGATGTTCTGGTGAGGGCCCTGGGAGGACGCTACCCCCGAAGGAACCCACGTTTTACTACTTTGCGTATGGGTCGTGCATGTGTCCTGTCGATTTGAAGCGGACCTTGGGGGAGAATACGCACGACTATGTAATTGGTCCGGCGATCTTACCTAACTACCGGCTAAGTTTTAATCGTTATTTGCAACGACGGAACTGCGGTGCCCTGGATATTGTGCCTGCTCCAGGCCATCAGGTCGAAGGCGTGTTGTATGAGTTGCCTTGGCGGTTGAGCCACTACTTGGATGAACGGGAGGAGATTCCGACGGGGGGCTATCGGCATGAATTTGTTGATGTTTACCGAGGATTACAGGTATTCCGGCAGGTTCGCACCTATGTGGTCGTTGATAAACTTGCTCAAGAGTTGGCTCCTAATGATTGGTATTTCAGCGTAGTGTTGCGGGGAGCCATTACCTGTGGGTTATCGGAGCAATATTGTTGGCAGTTGTTTGAACACATGCGGCGGCTACAACAGCGGGGATGGGCAGTGGGCAAGACAGGGGTCTCGACCTGA
- a CDS encoding NUDIX hydrolase — MTYRNPVPTVDIIIELHDRPHRPIVLIERRNPPLGWAIPGGFVDYGEMLETAARREAKEETGLTVTLIDQLYVYSDPQRDPRQHTLSIVFIATAIGEPIAQDDALRVGIFEPWNFPQRLCFDHDRVLADYLLYRHYGQRPSPQKR; from the coding sequence GTGACCTATCGCAATCCTGTTCCCACGGTTGACATCATTATTGAACTACACGATCGCCCCCATCGCCCGATTGTGCTGATTGAACGTCGCAATCCCCCCCTGGGTTGGGCTATCCCTGGCGGGTTTGTGGATTATGGGGAAATGCTAGAAACGGCTGCCCGTCGGGAAGCAAAGGAAGAAACCGGCCTAACCGTGACACTCATTGACCAACTGTATGTCTACTCCGACCCCCAGCGTGATCCGCGCCAGCACACCCTGAGTATCGTGTTCATTGCCACGGCGATCGGGGAACCCATTGCCCAAGATGATGCCTTGCGGGTAGGCATCTTTGAACCCTGGAACTTTCCTCAACGTTTGTGCTTTGATCACGATCGCGTCCTAGCCGATTACCTCCTGTACCGCCACTATGGCCAGCGCCCCTCTCCCCAAAAGCGCTAG
- the malQ gene encoding 4-alpha-glucanotransferase translates to MPFPRASGILLHPTSFPSRFGIGDLGPGAYTFIDFLANAKQQLWQVLPLGPTGFGNSPYMCYSALAGNPLLISPELLRDQGLLNNGDLDQYPHLSPDRVDYEAVERLKYPLFRRAFENFQARNDPTLKSAFAAFCQQHASWLDDYALFMALKDVFKLSWNQWDKAIAWREPSALAHWKSELQTEIQYRQFLQFEFFRQWADLRRYANERGIRIIGDIPIYVAHDSSDVWANPKNFRLDEATGEAAEMAGVPPDVFSETGQLWGNPIYNWDYQRQQGFQWWVQRFQSLLEFVDVIRVDHFRGFSAYWAVPQGEKTAMNGKWVDAPGHELFQTLRDRLGGLPIVAEDLGIITPDVEELRDRFEFPGMKILLFAFDSGSDNPYLPFQYIHNCIVYTGTHDNNTTIGWFNEAEDWKRQAFERYLGRFGHWGIHWDMIRLALSSVADWAILPLQDVMGLGGEARMNFPGTSQGNWVWRYRSEMLNSEMGDRLRHMTEIYGRAPR, encoded by the coding sequence ATGCCTTTTCCTAGAGCCAGCGGTATTCTCCTCCATCCCACCTCCTTCCCCAGTCGCTTTGGAATTGGGGACCTGGGTCCCGGTGCCTATACCTTTATTGACTTCCTTGCCAATGCCAAGCAGCAACTCTGGCAGGTGTTACCCCTAGGGCCAACCGGGTTTGGTAACTCTCCCTATATGTGTTACTCTGCCCTGGCTGGTAATCCCTTATTGATCAGCCCCGAATTATTGCGAGATCAGGGGTTGCTCAACAACGGTGATTTGGACCAGTATCCCCATCTGTCGCCCGATCGGGTTGACTACGAGGCCGTGGAGCGGCTGAAATATCCCCTGTTCCGCCGTGCGTTTGAGAACTTCCAAGCCCGTAACGACCCCACGCTGAAATCGGCCTTTGCAGCGTTCTGTCAGCAACATGCATCCTGGTTAGATGACTACGCCCTTTTCATGGCGCTCAAGGATGTCTTTAAGTTGAGTTGGAACCAGTGGGATAAGGCGATCGCCTGGCGGGAACCCAGTGCCTTGGCCCATTGGAAGTCAGAGCTACAGACCGAGATTCAATATCGCCAGTTTCTCCAGTTTGAGTTTTTCCGGCAGTGGGCGGATTTACGTCGATATGCCAACGAGCGGGGAATCCGTATTATTGGCGATATTCCCATCTATGTCGCCCACGATAGTTCAGACGTGTGGGCCAATCCCAAGAACTTCCGCCTGGATGAAGCCACGGGTGAAGCGGCTGAGATGGCGGGTGTCCCCCCTGATGTCTTCAGTGAGACCGGCCAACTCTGGGGCAACCCAATTTATAACTGGGACTACCAGCGGCAGCAGGGGTTCCAGTGGTGGGTCCAGCGTTTCCAAAGCCTGCTGGAATTTGTCGATGTGATTCGCGTGGATCACTTCCGGGGCTTTAGTGCGTATTGGGCTGTCCCGCAGGGGGAAAAAACCGCTATGAATGGTAAATGGGTAGATGCCCCCGGTCATGAATTGTTCCAAACTCTGCGCGATCGCCTCGGTGGTCTCCCGATCGTGGCCGAAGACTTGGGTATTATTACGCCGGATGTGGAGGAACTGCGCGATCGCTTCGAGTTTCCAGGCATGAAAATTCTGCTGTTTGCCTTCGACTCCGGCAGCGATAACCCCTACCTGCCCTTCCAATACATCCACAACTGCATTGTCTACACCGGAACCCACGACAACAACACGACGATCGGCTGGTTTAATGAAGCTGAGGATTGGAAACGGCAAGCCTTTGAGCGGTATCTGGGGCGTTTTGGCCACTGGGGGATTCATTGGGACATGATTCGGCTGGCCCTGAGTTCCGTCGCCGACTGGGCAATTTTGCCACTCCAGGATGTGATGGGGTTGGGGGGGGAAGCACGCATGAACTTCCCCGGCACCAGCCAAGGGAATTGGGTCTGGCGCTATCGCTCCGAGATGCTCAATAGCGAAATGGGCGATCGCCTGCGCCACATGACGGAAATCTATGGCCGTGCCCCTCGCTAG
- a CDS encoding helix-turn-helix domain-containing protein, which produces MSKIGNMRKSGFHLKEEQAMQLAAIGAYLAEVRQQQALSLQDVAARTLVQARLLQAIEEGRLEALPEPVYIRGFIRRFAEALGLEGAPLAQQFPTGDSVCPDRCRLAWLQLPVAQLRPFHLYLIYIFVVVCAVNGLSSLVNPSIGQTGQPPSLTELTPSAEPPTAGGQEAATASQNVTAQPTIVTASQPTKPLRVRVTLVSQSWIRVVADGQTAFEGVLQPGANQQWAANQQLVVRAGDAGAVLLSFNDGKDERLGEPGAVEEVVFESEAQTASLPLPLQF; this is translated from the coding sequence ATGAGCAAGATTGGGAACATGCGCAAAAGCGGCTTTCATCTGAAAGAAGAACAGGCCATGCAACTGGCCGCGATCGGGGCTTACCTGGCCGAAGTACGTCAACAACAGGCCCTCTCCCTCCAGGATGTTGCTGCCAGGACGCTGGTGCAGGCCCGTTTGCTACAGGCGATCGAAGAGGGACGGCTAGAGGCGTTGCCGGAACCCGTGTATATCCGGGGGTTTATTCGTCGCTTTGCCGAAGCCTTAGGGTTAGAAGGCGCACCGTTGGCGCAGCAGTTTCCTACGGGCGATAGTGTGTGTCCCGATCGCTGTCGACTGGCGTGGTTGCAACTGCCGGTTGCCCAATTGCGTCCCTTTCACTTGTATTTGATCTATATCTTTGTTGTGGTCTGTGCCGTGAACGGCCTCTCGTCTCTGGTTAATCCTTCGATCGGGCAAACGGGACAACCCCCTAGCCTGACTGAATTGACGCCCTCTGCTGAACCACCGACTGCCGGAGGGCAGGAGGCAGCAACGGCAAGCCAGAATGTCACCGCCCAACCGACGATCGTTACCGCTTCCCAACCCACTAAGCCCCTACGGGTACGAGTTACCTTAGTCTCCCAGTCGTGGATTCGGGTAGTGGCAGACGGCCAGACGGCTTTTGAAGGGGTGCTCCAGCCGGGAGCGAATCAACAATGGGCTGCAAATCAACAGTTGGTTGTCCGGGCGGGGGATGCCGGAGCGGTTCTCCTGAGCTTTAATGACGGTAAAGACGAGCGCTTGGGTGAACCAGGCGCCGTTGAAGAAGTGGTCTTTGAATCTGAAGCCCAAACTGCCAGTTTACCCCTGCCTTTGCAGTTTTAG
- a CDS encoding pseudouridine synthase: MEERLQKILSQRGIASRRQAEMMILTGRVQLNGVTAQLGQKANPQADVITIDGQRLSLDASSHFRYLLLHKPAGVVSTCRDPQARPTVLSLLPRQWQSRGLHPVGRLDAASTGALLLTNDGALTFYLTHPRHHVAKTYRVWVKGNPSAAILQQWRQGISLLGRQTRPADVRVLAHCPDSNRTCLEIILREGRNRQIRRVAEQLGHPVVQLHRVAIGPIQLGNLPVGQWRSLTPPEVAALKCVSQRVGDRWAESETDQVLGISTASEERRL; the protein is encoded by the coding sequence ATGGAAGAACGGCTGCAAAAAATCCTTTCCCAACGAGGCATTGCCTCCCGTCGTCAGGCTGAAATGATGATCCTGACGGGGCGGGTCCAATTAAACGGCGTTACGGCCCAGTTGGGGCAAAAAGCCAACCCCCAAGCGGACGTCATTACCATTGATGGCCAACGGTTGTCTCTGGATGCCAGCTCCCACTTTAGGTATCTGCTGCTGCACAAACCGGCAGGCGTCGTCTCCACTTGTCGTGATCCCCAGGCGCGGCCAACTGTTTTGAGTTTACTGCCACGCCAGTGGCAATCGCGGGGTCTTCATCCGGTGGGTCGGTTAGATGCTGCCTCAACGGGTGCTCTCTTGCTCACCAATGATGGCGCGCTAACGTTTTATCTGACACATCCGCGTCATCACGTGGCGAAAACCTATCGGGTGTGGGTTAAGGGTAATCCCTCAGCGGCGATCCTGCAACAGTGGCGGCAGGGAATTTCCCTACTGGGGCGCCAAACCCGACCCGCTGATGTGCGTGTTTTGGCCCATTGCCCGGACTCGAATCGGACCTGTTTGGAAATTATCTTACGCGAAGGTAGAAATCGGCAAATCCGGCGGGTGGCTGAGCAGTTGGGGCATCCCGTTGTGCAACTGCATCGGGTCGCGATCGGCCCAATTCAATTAGGTAACTTACCAGTTGGTCAATGGCGATCGCTGACGCCGCCGGAGGTCGCGGCTCTCAAGTGCGTATCCCAACGGGTGGGCGATCGCTGGGCCGAGTCAGAGACGGATCAGGTTTTAGGAATATCGACTGCGAGTGAGGAGCGCAGGCTATGA
- a CDS encoding sensor histidine kinase — translation MLLAFLQGLAIGLICLLGYHWRFDRKLRSLVRELKPDALQVALPLTSRLTGAINLHKQHCANLEQALETWKQILHQAPVGYLQVDVEDRLVWCNAQAYRLLQIQTWEAPRPRLLLEVVRSYELDQLIAQTRQSQAPIEHEWTFHYSHLTISPHAPTPTPSVRLRGRGIPLANGQVGVFLENRQEVLQLQQQRDRVFSDLAHELKTPLTSIRLVMETIQNRLDSDLHHWADRVIKEVIRMSTLVQDLLDLSQLERGAKTCLQYTHFDLVDLIHSVWHSLDPLAQQRQVQWQYHGPASLMIWGDYSRLYRVMANLLDNSIRYSPPAGQVQVQVQSQTTPPRGIGGRSLSAEAEYADPSSWVQIDVIDWGQGFSEADLPYVFERFYRADLSRTRIDFTHNPCPASVTDPSRSPSPLGETQKGVGEATTATILTGSSGLGLAIVRQIVEAHQGRVQASNHPETGGAWLQVWLPQHPPAAPGNHYPRS, via the coding sequence GTGCTATTAGCATTCCTGCAAGGGTTAGCCATCGGCCTGATCTGCCTTTTGGGCTATCACTGGCGGTTTGATCGCAAGCTCCGATCGCTGGTGCGGGAGCTGAAACCCGACGCCCTGCAGGTCGCCCTGCCTTTGACCTCGCGACTGACAGGGGCGATCAATCTTCACAAGCAACACTGTGCCAACCTGGAACAGGCCCTAGAGACCTGGAAACAAATTCTGCATCAAGCCCCGGTCGGGTATTTACAAGTGGATGTTGAGGATCGGCTGGTGTGGTGTAATGCCCAAGCCTATCGGCTACTCCAAATTCAAACTTGGGAAGCGCCCAGACCGCGCCTGTTATTGGAAGTCGTCCGTTCCTATGAGTTAGATCAGTTGATTGCCCAAACTCGCCAAAGCCAGGCGCCAATCGAACACGAATGGACCTTCCACTACTCACACCTGACAATTTCACCCCATGCCCCCACCCCCACCCCGAGCGTGCGTCTGCGGGGACGGGGCATTCCCCTGGCTAATGGCCAGGTCGGTGTCTTTCTGGAAAACCGCCAGGAAGTCCTCCAACTCCAACAGCAACGCGATCGCGTCTTTTCAGACCTGGCCCATGAATTAAAAACACCCCTCACCTCCATTCGGCTGGTGATGGAAACCATCCAGAATCGCCTAGACTCTGACTTACATCACTGGGCCGATCGCGTCATCAAGGAGGTGATCCGCATGAGTACCCTGGTTCAAGACCTCCTGGATCTGAGCCAACTGGAGCGGGGGGCTAAAACCTGTCTCCAGTACACCCACTTTGATCTAGTTGATCTCATCCATTCTGTATGGCATAGCCTTGATCCCTTGGCACAGCAGCGCCAGGTGCAGTGGCAATATCACGGACCAGCCTCCCTGATGATTTGGGGAGATTACTCCCGTCTCTATCGAGTGATGGCGAATCTGCTCGATAATAGTATTAGATACAGTCCACCGGCGGGTCAGGTGCAGGTGCAGGTACAGAGCCAGACAACTCCTCCTAGGGGGATCGGGGGACGCTCCCTCTCAGCCGAGGCGGAGTATGCGGATCCCTCAAGCTGGGTGCAGATTGACGTAATTGACTGGGGCCAGGGCTTTTCGGAAGCCGATCTGCCGTATGTTTTTGAGCGGTTCTATCGGGCTGATCTCTCCCGCACACGCATTGACTTTACCCATAACCCTTGCCCCGCGTCGGTCACCGACCCCTCGCGCTCGCCATCGCCGCTAGGGGAAACTCAGAAAGGAGTGGGGGAAGCGACAACCGCAACCATACTAACCGGCAGTAGTGGGTTGGGCTTAGCGATCGTGCGCCAGATTGTCGAGGCCCACCAGGGCAGGGTCCAAGCCAGTAACCATCCGGAAACGGGGGGGGCTTGGCTTCAGGTCTGGTTACCCCAACACCCGCCGGCAGCGCCAGGGAACCATTATCCCCGTTCATAG
- a CDS encoding winged helix-turn-helix domain-containing protein gives MPLLEATKPEPSLNFGRILLVEDEELIRDAIALALREEGYEVVVASDGRQALTLTQGSYAALAGGNRDLLGVAPEAASLPPHFDLMILDLMLPGINGLDLCRLVRREGNNVPILILSARGSETDRVVGLEVGADDYLTKPFGMRELVARCRALLRRHRLTQTENQPPILRFQEIALYPQECRVVVRESEVNLSPKEFRLLELFMSYPRRVWSREQLLERVWGPDFMGDSKTVDVHIRWLREKLEVDPSNPDYLITVRGFGYRFG, from the coding sequence ATGCCGTTACTAGAAGCCACCAAACCGGAGCCGAGCCTGAACTTTGGTCGTATCTTGCTGGTTGAAGATGAAGAATTAATTCGTGACGCGATCGCCCTGGCGCTCCGGGAAGAAGGTTATGAAGTCGTCGTAGCTAGTGATGGGCGGCAAGCCCTGACTCTAACCCAGGGGAGTTATGCGGCTCTCGCCGGCGGGAACCGTGATCTGTTGGGCGTGGCACCAGAGGCCGCCAGCCTACCTCCCCACTTTGATCTGATGATTCTTGATTTGATGCTACCCGGCATCAATGGCTTAGATCTCTGCCGCCTAGTGCGACGCGAGGGGAATAATGTCCCCATTTTGATCTTGAGTGCACGGGGATCAGAGACCGATCGGGTTGTGGGGCTAGAGGTGGGGGCGGATGACTACCTGACTAAACCCTTTGGGATGCGGGAGTTAGTCGCTCGCTGTCGCGCACTTTTGCGGCGTCATCGGCTCACCCAGACGGAAAATCAACCTCCCATCCTGCGCTTCCAAGAAATTGCCCTCTACCCCCAGGAATGTCGGGTCGTAGTCCGCGAGTCAGAAGTTAACCTATCTCCCAAGGAATTTCGCCTATTGGAACTGTTCATGAGCTATCCCCGGCGGGTATGGTCGCGGGAACAATTGCTAGAGCGTGTCTGGGGACCCGATTTTATGGGCGATAGCAAAACCGTAGATGTTCATATTCGCTGGCTGCGTGAAAAGCTAGAAGTCGATCCCAGCAATCCAGATTACCTGATCACAGTGCGAGGCTTCGGTTATCGCTTTGGCTAA